In Drosophila suzukii chromosome Y, CBGP_Dsuzu_IsoJpt1.0, whole genome shotgun sequence, the following proteins share a genomic window:
- the LOC139353582 gene encoding uncharacterized protein: protein MSNTPIEGYLLLRGPTHLTSRIFVGNLSPCSRKELAQLCARYGKVLGTIIEETFGFLQFESERQANIAILALHQSRFKAKALTVHSATFQSVEEHGHDSRQFGEDVLVAEADSSGQDLIADCEIIAMDLQGFRGAMRIRDRLIAKGLCTEVRSPIAMDDNEPLSSLEELAALGTQYAIVLTSVNESMGSASVHYLYETVLSIPTCRRIRPSRWLCRTSTAAMSLIQRMVFVTEVVNL from the coding sequence ATGTCCAATACGCCGATCGAAGGATATTTGCTGCTCAGGGGACCAACCCATCTTACCAGTCGAATCTTCGTAGGAAACCTGTCGCCATGCAGCCGCAAGGAACTTGCTCAGCTATGTGCACGTTATGGAAAAGTTTTGGGTACAATAATTGAGGAGACGTTTGGTTTTCTTCAGTTCGAGAGTGAAAGACAGGCCAACATAGCTATTCTGGCTCTGCACCAGTCGCGATTCAAGGCCAAAGCCCTGACTGTCCACAGCGCCACCTTTCAATCTGTGGAGGAACACGGACATGACTCCAGACAGTTCGGGGAGGATGTGCTCGTCGCCGAGGCCGACTCTTCGGGGCAGGATCTGATTGCCGACTGCGAGATCATAGCCATGGATCTCCAAGGCTTCCGAGGTGCTATGCGCATCCGGGATCGCCTCATCGCCAAGGGACTGTGCACGGAAGTTCGCTCGCCGATCGCAATGGATGATAACGAACCGCTCTCCAGTCTGGAGGAGCTCGCAGCACTTGGCACCCAGTACGCCATTGTCTTGACGTCCGTGAATGAGAGCATGGGCTCGGCGTCAGTGCACTACTTGTATGAGACCGTTCTGAGCATCCCGACTTGCCGCAGGATCAGGCCATCGAGATGGTTGTGTCGGACTTCAACCGCCGCCATGTCTTTAATTCAGCGGATGGTGTTCGTGACTGAGGTTGTTAACTTATAA
- the LOC139353583 gene encoding uncharacterized protein, with amino-acid sequence MSNTPIEGYLLLRGPTHLTSRIFVANLPPCSRKELAQLCARYGKVLGTIIEETFGFLQFESERQANIAILALHQSRFKAKTLTVHSATFQSVEEHGHDSRQFGEDVLVAEADSSGQDLIADCEIIAMDLQGFRGAMRIRDRLIAKGLCTEVRSPIAMDDNEPLSSLEELAALGTQYAIVLTSVNESMGSASVHYLYETVLSIPTCRRIRPSRWLCRTSTAAMSLIQRMVFVTEVVNL; translated from the coding sequence ATGTCCAATACGCCGATCGAAGGATATTTGCTGCTCAGGGGACCAACCCATCTTACCAGTCGAATCTTCGTAGCAAACCTGCCGCCATGCAGCCGCAAGGAACTTGCTCAGCTATGTGCACGTTATGGAAAAGTTTTGGGTACAATAATTGAGGAGACGTTTGGTTTTCTTCAGTTCGAGAGTGAAAGACAGGCCAACATAGCTATTCTGGCTCTGCACCAGTCGCGATTCAAGGCCAAAACCCTGACTGTCCACAGCGCCACCTTTCAATCTGTCGAGGAACACGGACATGACTCCAGACAGTTCGGGGAGGATGTGCTCGTCGCCGAGGCCGACTCTTCGGGGCAGGATCTGATTGCCGACTGCGAGATCATAGCCATGGATCTCCAAGGCTTCCGAGGTGCTATGCGCATCCGGGATCGCCTCATCGCCAAGGGACTGTGCACGGAAGTTCGCTCGCCGATCGCAATGGATGATAACGAACCGCTCTCCAGTCTGGAGGAGCTCGCAGCACTTGGCACCCAGTACGCCATTGTCTTGACGTCCGTGAATGAGAGCATGGGCTCGGCGTCAGTGCACTACTTGTATGAGACCGTTCTGAGCATCCCGACTTGCCGCAGGATCAGGCCATCGAGATGGTTGTGTCGGACTTCAACCGCCGCCATGTCCCTAATTCAGCGGATGGTGTTCGTGACTGAGGTTGTTAACTTATAA